From Rhodococcus antarcticus, the proteins below share one genomic window:
- a CDS encoding acyl-CoA dehydrogenase family protein — translation MATHDVLNQVPPLVGHDTSDHAALREGLVREGAGWALPELEELGRLAGTEHAQQLGRVAERSRPVLHTHDRYGNRTDDVEYDAAYHQLMTTAVAHGLHGAAWADPRPGAHVARAAKFAAWNVDAGHTCPISMTYAVVPALRANAALSAQLEPLLTNREYDPGLRDPATKRGLVAGMSMTEKQGGSDVRANTTTATPQADGSHSLVGHKWFTSAPVSDVFLTLAQAPGGLSCFLVPRVLAGGARNAVRLVRLKDKLGNRSNASAEIEYDGAVGWLVGEEGRGVRTIVEMVNMTRLDCVIGASSGMRTAVLQATHHARHRSAFGAKLVDAPLMRNVLADLAVESEAATTAMMRLAGANDRAIGGDEGEAALRRIALAVTKYHVCKQAPAVAGEALECLGGNGYIEDSDMPRLYREMPLLSIWEGSGNVAALDALRAVAREPHTLDAYLGEVERAEGADARFDAALDRLKKELTSVDDLEHRARRVVEQLALVFQGSLLVRHAPAAVADAFCATRLDRDWGRAYGTLPTGLDLDAILERTAALG, via the coding sequence ATGGCCACCCACGACGTCCTCAACCAGGTCCCGCCGCTCGTCGGCCACGACACCAGCGACCACGCGGCGCTGCGCGAGGGGCTCGTGCGGGAGGGTGCGGGGTGGGCGCTGCCGGAGCTCGAGGAGCTCGGTCGCCTCGCGGGCACCGAGCACGCCCAGCAGCTCGGACGGGTCGCCGAGCGCTCGAGGCCCGTGCTGCACACCCACGACCGTTACGGCAACCGCACCGACGACGTCGAGTACGACGCGGCCTACCACCAGCTGATGACCACGGCCGTCGCCCACGGGCTGCACGGGGCGGCGTGGGCCGACCCCCGCCCGGGGGCCCACGTCGCCCGCGCCGCGAAGTTCGCGGCGTGGAACGTCGACGCCGGCCACACGTGCCCCATCTCGATGACGTACGCCGTGGTCCCGGCCCTGCGGGCGAACGCGGCACTCTCCGCCCAGCTGGAGCCGCTGCTCACCAACCGCGAGTACGACCCCGGCCTGCGGGACCCGGCCACCAAGCGCGGCCTGGTCGCGGGGATGTCGATGACGGAGAAGCAGGGCGGCTCCGACGTGCGCGCCAACACCACCACGGCCACCCCGCAGGCCGACGGCAGCCACAGCCTCGTCGGGCACAAGTGGTTCACCAGCGCCCCGGTCTCGGACGTGTTCCTCACCCTCGCGCAGGCGCCGGGCGGGCTGTCCTGCTTCCTGGTGCCGCGGGTGCTGGCGGGGGGCGCGCGGAACGCGGTGCGGCTGGTGCGGCTGAAGGACAAGCTCGGCAACCGCTCGAACGCGTCGGCGGAGATCGAGTACGACGGTGCCGTCGGCTGGCTCGTGGGGGAGGAGGGCCGGGGGGTGCGCACCATCGTGGAGATGGTGAACATGACCCGCCTGGACTGCGTGATCGGCGCCTCGTCCGGCATGCGGACCGCCGTCCTGCAGGCCACCCACCACGCGCGGCACCGGTCGGCCTTCGGGGCGAAGCTGGTCGACGCCCCGCTCATGCGCAACGTGCTGGCCGACCTGGCCGTGGAGTCCGAGGCCGCCACCACGGCGATGATGCGGCTCGCCGGGGCCAACGACCGCGCGATCGGCGGCGACGAGGGCGAGGCGGCGCTGCGGCGCATCGCCCTGGCCGTGACCAAGTACCACGTGTGCAAGCAGGCCCCGGCCGTCGCCGGCGAGGCGCTCGAGTGCCTCGGCGGCAACGGCTACATCGAGGACTCCGACATGCCACGCCTCTACCGCGAGATGCCCCTGCTCTCGATATGGGAGGGCTCGGGCAACGTGGCGGCGCTCGACGCGCTGCGGGCCGTCGCCCGGGAGCCGCACACCCTGGACGCCTACCTGGGCGAGGTGGAGCGGGCCGAGGGGGCCGACGCCCGGTTCGACGCTGCCCTGGACCGGCTGAAGAAGGAGCTGACCTCGGTCGACGACCTGGAGCACCGCGCCCGCCGCGTGGTCGAGCAGCTCGCGCTGGTCTTCCAGGGCTCGCTGCTGGTGCGGCACGCGCCCGCCGCGGTCGCGGATGCCTTCTGCGCGACCCGGCTGGACCGGGACTGGGGCCGGGCCTACGG